Genomic DNA from Pirellulales bacterium:
CGATGCCGGCCAGATCGAACGGATTGCCGAGCGTATGGGCCAGCACGATCGCTCGCGTTCGCGGGCCAACCGCCTCTTCGACGCGCGCGGCGGTGGTGTTGTATGTCTCCAATTCGACATCGACGAACACCGGCCGCAGTCCGTGTTGAATTGCCGGATTGACGGTGGTCGGAAAGCCGGCGGCGGCGGTGATCACTTCGTCGCCGGGCTGCAAACGGCGGTCGCCGAGCGTGTCGGAAGTCAGCGCGGCGATGGCCAGTAGATTGGCCGACGAGCCGGAATTGCACAGTAGCGCATGCCGCACGCCGACGTAGCGGGCGAAATCGCGTTCGAATCGATCGGCAAACCGGCCGGCCGTGAGCCAGAAATCGAGCGACGAATCGACCAACTGCATCAACTCGTCGGCATCGAACACGCGTCCGGCGACGGGCACGGCCGATTCGCCTGGCTCGAACGCTTGGCTCGCGAAACGAGCGGCGTGATATTCGCCGACCAATTCGAGAATCTGGCGGCGAATCCGCTCGTGTGAGTCGCCGGTGGAAGCGGGCACGTCGGTTGGCATAGGCTTGAAAAAAGGCTACAGGGCGTCGGGCCAAGCTTTGGATTCGTACTACCGGCGGCTAGCGCCTTGCCGCGCCGTGGGTTTGCGGGCGTTAGCGGCAAGGCGCTAGCCGCCGGTAATTCTTCGACGCATCGAACGATTCATGCGCATCGCTTTTCTTGCCCAGGGGTGAACCCTTCGACACCAATTTTCGCGGCGAACCAAGCGATCGTTTCCATCAGGCCGACCGCCAGCGTCCAGCGCGGTTCCCAGCCCAAAACTTTGCGTGTCGTCTCGGCGTCGGCGATCAGCGGCCCCTCGCCAAGCCGGTCGCCGATCGCGCCGAATAGCACGGGCGCTTCGCGTCCGGTCATTTTGGCGATGCATTCGACGGCCATGCGAATGCTCATCGGCTGGCCGGTTCCCAAGTCGAAAGTTTGGCCTTCGATGCCCGGCGTGAGCGCGGCGCGCAGCATACCGCGCACGACATCGCGCACGTAGACGAAATCGCACATCCGCTTGCCGCTCGTCAATTGCGGCGATTCACCGCGGAGCAATTTTAGGATCGTATAGGGGACCAATTTGTTTTCTTCCTGCCGCGGCCCATACGTGAGAAACGGCCGCACGGTGACGACCGGCAATCGATACAAACGGTGAAACATTCGCGTGTAAATGGTGGCCGCGGTTTTGGCGGCGGCATACGGCGACGCGACCACCGCGCGGCGAACGTCGTCGGCGGGTTCCTCGGGAGTGCCGGTGGCGATGATTCTTCGACAATTCAGGTTCACGACCGCAAGCAGCAGATTCATGGTGCCGATCAAATTGTGCTCGCACATCGTTCGCACGAGGTCCAACTCCTGGCGGGCCGTCACTTGCGCCGCGAGGTGGAACACGTATTCCGGCGCGATCCGCTTGCATGCATCCTCGACGCCCGCCGCGTCGCGCAAATCCACGCTCCAGGGAATCACGCCCGCGGCGCTTTCGCCGGCCGATCGCGCAAGCCCATGCACACGCGCGCCCAGCAGCCGCAGTGCCCGACAAAGCGCATGGCCCGCAAAGCCCGTAGCGCCGGTGACCAGCACGGTGCGGCCGTCAAACGCGTCGGCAAATTCGGTCTGCCAGAGTTGATCCATGCGGGTTTTATTGGGCCGAATTATTCGTCGCGCCACACTAGCCCGAAGCGTAAGCGAGGAAGCCACCGTGGTTCATCCTCGCTAACGCTTCGGGCTAGTATCCCGTAGCGTGTCGCGAATTCCTGGCACGATGAATAATCCGGGCTGACGCTTCGGGGTGGGGCTTCCTCGCTTACGCTTCGGGCTACGATTTCGTAGTCCAATTTCCTAACAAAACGAGTAAACGGGGTTGGGCGTTTCACGTCGGGGCGGCTTGCATCGCTTCGGCATGTTGCAGGCCGCGACGGCGTGCGCGGTAGTAGTTCTTTCTCGCTTTGCGGTAATGCCGCGAAATGTATTTAGCGGCCCGCACCCATCGCGACCACCCCAGCGGTTCGTCGGCCAGGCCGATGGCGGCCCGCATCTCGGCCATATCGCGAAACGAGGGGCCATGGCCCTCTTCGATCACGGTCCGCCAATATTCGACGAGCATCGCCTTTTTCCATTCCAATACGGCTTGCTCGCCGAACGTTGCGGCGGCGAATCGGGCCGTGTTGTCGATGAAGCGAATGTTCTCCTTGTGCATCGCCATCGACACCGTCGAGACGATATTCTGGCCGTGAAAGTGGTAATAGACGGCCGGGTAGCGATAGTAGGCGACATCGGTGAGCGTCATCATCTTCAGCCAGAGTTCGAGGTCGGCATACAGAATCTTGGGATCGTTCCAAGGATCGCAGCGCCGCGCCATCTCCAAATCAAATAGATTGCTCATCACTGGAATGTGGTACCGCCCGCGCCAAAAACCGAAGAAAAACTCCCGGCCCGGCGTGATCGTCGAAATCGCCAGATACGTCGCTTCTCGTACCGGCCGGCCGATCACGCAATCGGGCACCAGCAGCCCGACCTGCTGGCTTTCCAAAATGCTCACTCCCGCTTCGATGTAGCGGTAGTCGAGAAAGAAATCGTCGTCGGCCAACACGACCGCATATTTTCCTTGGGCTCCCGCGAGCACATGGCGGATGTTGTGCATCGCCGGCGTATCGGATGGCGGCGACGGCAGCAGCCGCACCCGCGGATCACGCCGCACAAACTCTGCCGCCACGGCCGGTGTATCGTCGCTCGAATGATTGTCCGAGATCAGCAGCTCGATGTTCGCATACGTTTGAGCCAGCACCGAACCGAGCGCGCGGCGCAATAGTGCGCTGCGGTTGTATGTCGGCACGAGAATGCTGATCAGAGGATCCAAGGGGGAAGGGTGAGGGTGAGGGGTGAGGGTAGGAACGGAACGACGAATGTCTTAGCTCGAATGACGAACTGATGGGTTTCTGATACGTTCGATGCCGGACGTTCGGCGTTCATGTCATGCGGCGCGGCGGGTGGCGGGATGGGAGGGGGAACGTTGCGGGGCATGGATCCCGGCCGATCGCTCGTAGCGCTCGATCTGATCGAGCGTCAACTGGCGATGATCGACCGTGGTTGCTACGGCTTGATTTGCACTGCGAGCACCTGTCTGCCCGCTGCTTCCGCCCGCGGTCGCATGGCGATACCAATCGGCTGTCATGGCGACGGCGTCGTCGAGGTCCATGGCCATTCGCCAACCGAGCAGCGATCGGGCTTTGCTGCAATCCAATCGCAACAGGCCGGCTTCGTGCGGACCGATCTCCGTCGATTCCGCCTGCCATGCTCCGTTGCCCCAGGCGGCGAAGAAGCGGTCGAGCAATTCGCCGACCGCCACCGTGTCGTTGTCCGCGGGGCCGAAATTCCATGCGCTCGACCAACGCTGCGGTTCGGCATACAATCGCTCGGCAAGCATCAAATAGCCGTGCAACGGTTCGAGCACATGTTGCCACGGACGGATCGCGCGCGGCCGCCGCACCACCAGCGGCTTGCCGGCCAGGATCGAGCGAACGGCGTCGGGCACGATCCGGTCTTCGGCCCAATCGCCGCCGCCGAGCACATTGCCGGCCCGGGCCGTCGCGACGCCGATCGGCCGCCTCTCGGCCGACAGAAACGACCGTCGCCAAGCCGCGGTCACCAATTCCGCGCAGGCTTTGCTGGCGCTATAAGGATCGTGGCCTCCCAGCGGCTCCGTTTCCCGGTAGCCCCAATGCCATTCTTGATTCTCATAGCACTTGTCGCTCGTGACGACCACCACCGCACGCACCGATTCGACATGCCGAATCGCTTCGAGCAAGTGAACCGTGCCGAACACATTCGTGGCGAATGTCTCGACCGGCTGGGCGTACGACGCACGCACCAAGGGCTGCGCCGCAAGATGGAAAACGACTTCCGGCTGCTGCTCGGCCAGCGCCGAACCGAGCGCCGAGAGATTTCGCACGTCGCCGCGAAGATCGGTCATCGCCTCGCCGACGCGGGCCGCTCGAAAGAGGCTTGGCTCCGGCGGCGGATCGAGAGCAAAGCCAGACACCTGGGCGTCCATGCGCTCGAGCCAAAGCGACAGCCAACTTCCTTTGAAGCCGGTGTGCCCGGTAAGAAACACGCGTCGTCCGGACCAAAACTGCGAATCCATTCGCGCCCCCAAAAGCCAATGACGAATGACGAAGCTCGAATGTCTAACGAATGCCCGAATGACTAATGTCTAATGGCCAATGTCTAACGCCGCACACCGCCGAACGACCGTCTCGTCATTCGTCGTTCGTGCTTCGTCATTCCTTTAGACATTCCTCATTCGGCATTCGTCATTCCTACCTGTCCCCTCACCCTGCATTCACGCTGCCGCTCGCCACGGCGCCGTTCCTTCGCTCCACAGTCGCTCGAGCAGGCGTACGTCGCGCAGCGTGTCCATGCATTGCCAAAAGCCTTGATGCCGGTAGGCAACGAGTTGGCCGTCGCGAGCCAGTTGCTCGAGCGGCTCGCGCTCGAAGACGATATGGTCGCTGGCGATGTAGTCCATCACGCTTGGTTCCAAAACAAAAAAGCCGCCGTTGATCCAACCCTCGCCGATCTGCGGCTTCTCGTCGAATCGCGTCACCAGATCGCCGAAGAACGTCAGGCCGCCGAATCGCGCCGGCGGCCGAACGGCCGTCACCGTGGCCAATTTGCCGTGGCTGCGGTGAAAGGCCAGCAGGCGGTGCAGATCGATGTCGGCCAGGCCGTCGCCGTAGGTGAGCATGAATGTTGCGTCGCCGAGCCACGGCCTCAATCGCTTGACGCGGCCGCCCGTGTCGGTTTCCGCGCCGGTGTCGATCAGATGCACGAGCCAGTCTTCCCGGGCTTCGTCGTGCGGATCGACGATTCCGCGGGCCAGATCGATCGTCAAGTTGCTACGGAGGCGATGATAGTTGAGAAAATAGCTTTTGACCACGTCGCCCTTGTAGCCCAGGGCCACGGCGAATTCTTTGTGGCCGAATCGAGCGTAGAGATTCATGATGTGCCAGAGCACGGGGTGGCCGCCAATCTCGACCATCGGCTTTGGCTTCAGCCCGGTCTCTTCTTGCAACCGAGTGCCGAGCCCCCCGGCCAGTAGTGCGACTTTCATCGTTTGTCCTCGTGCGACTGCGCGCTGCCCCCTGGAGCGTTTGCGGAACAATAGTCAAAACCGGGGATTAGCGGAAGATCAGACTTTCACGGTGCGGCGGCTTTGCTGGCGTTGGCAGCACAGCAAACCGGCGCTGCGATGCTTGACTGTGACGGCGGGGGCGTTCAAAGTGCAAGCATTCCCCGCCAGCCTCCCCGCCACTGTTAGCAGCCCGTTGAAGTATTTTGACCCCTGCATATCTTCGTGTGCCAACGATGGTCTAGGTGCGGGCCGTGTGCCACTGGCGAGCGAAGTCGGCCAACGCGAGCGCCGCAGGACTCGGCGCGACTCCGGCACGTTGCCGTTTGGCGAGCGTTCTCGCGGCAGATGCCATCGAGCCCGGAACGTCAACTTGCCGGCCGACACTGGCCGACTGCGCTGGCCAGTGCCACACCAACCAGCCAGCGGCACACCAACCAGCCAGTGCCACACCCCTCGCATTTTTGAAAGCCTCTCTCCGATGATCCCAACGCACCGCATCTGTTCGCTTTTGGCCGCGCTGTTTTTCGTGCTGTTGCCGCCGCTGCAAAACCGATCGCGGGCGGCCGATTCCGGGGCGGCCGATTTCTACGTTTCGCCGCTCGGCCGCGATCGTTGGTCGGGCCGGAGGGATAGGCCCACGGCCGACGGCAGCGACGGCCCATTGGCAACGGTTTCGCGCGCACAAGCATTGGTGCGCGAATTGAAAACACACGAGCCGCAGCGGCAAAAGCCGATCGTCGTCGCGATTCGCGGCGGCACTTATTTTCTTGATCGCCCGCTGGTGTTCGAAGCGGCCGATTCCGGCAGCGAGCGTGCGGGAATCGTCTATCGCGCATACGCGGGCGAACGCCCGATGTTCAGCGGTGGCGTGCGCATCAGCGATTGGAAGATTTCGCCGGACGGCCGCTGGCAAACCAAATTGCCCGAGGTGAAGGCGGGCAAATGGTCGTTCGCCCAATTGTTTGTCGATGATCGGCGCTGTTTCCGCCCTCGGCTGCCGAAGCATGGCTATTACACGATCGCAGAGCGATTGCCGCCCGCTTCCAAATCGGGTGTGGGCGATAGCCGGTTTGCATTCCGCGGCGACGACATCCGCGCCGATTGGGCCAACCAAGCCGATGTCGAAGTAATGCCATTTTTGATCTGGTCGGCGGCGCGGTTGCGGATCGCCGCCGTCGATCCCGCCAAACATGTCGTCAGCTTCACCGGCACGACCCGGCATCACGAAAATTGGGCCGCACTGGATAAAGGCCATCGCTTTCTCGTCGACAATGTCCGCGAAGCGCTCAGCGAACCGGGCCAATGGTATCTCGACCGCCCAAGCGGCGAGCTCACCTATATTCCACTGCCGAATCAGCGCCCCGCCGATACGACCGTCATCGCTCCGCGGCTGGAGCAACTCTTCGAGTTGGTCGGAACGCCAGCGGCAGCCGCCAGTGAAAAACCCGGCGGCGGCCAAACAATTGGCCCGGTCGAGCATCTGCAATTCGAAGGGCTGACATTTGACCATTCGAATTGGACGCTGCCGCCGCATGGCCAGGCGATTCCGCAGGCCGAAGTTTCGCTTACCGCCGCGATCTCGGCCGTTTGGGCCCGCGATGTCGTGTTCCGCCACTGCGCGGTCGAGCACACGGGAGCTTGGGCCATCGAATTCGGGGCAGGCTGCCGGCAAGATCGAGTCGAAGATTGCGAGTTGGTCGATCTCGGCGCCGGCGGGGTCAAAATCGGCGACGCCCAACCGGCCGCCGCTCCAAATTCCCCGCGAATACCCGGCGATCCGCAAACCGCCCCCGCGGAAATCACCGTTCGCAATTCCCTGATCGCCCACGGCGGCCGATTGCATCCCGCGGCCGTCGGAGTTTGGATCGGCCATAGTCCGCGCAATACGATCGACCACAATGAAATCGCCGATTTCTACTACACCGGCATTTCCGTCGGCTGGACGTGGGGCTACGCGCCCAGCAATGCCCACGACAACGCAATCACCGCCAACCACATTCATACGCTCGGCCAGCATGTGCTTTCCGACATGGGGGGTGTCTATTCGCTCGGCCTCTCGCCGGGCACCGTCGTCAGCGGCAACGTGATCCACGATGTGCAATCGTTCGACTATGGCGGCTGGGGGCTGTACACCGACGAAGGATCCTCCGGCATGGTGCTGAAAAACAATCTCGTCTACCGCACCAAGAGCGGCAGCGTGCACCAGCACTACGGCCGGGAAAATCATTTCGAAAACAACATCTTCGCCTTCGCCCAGCAAGCCCAGCTCATGCGCACACGATCGGAAAACCACGTTTCGTTCTTCCTCGAGCGCAACATCGTCTACTGGGACAACGCCAGCCCGCTGTTGGGCTCGAATTGGCGCGACAACAATTTCCACCTCGACAACAACGTGTATTGGAACCCGTCGTACCCGGAGATCAAATTTTTCGGCGGCCTGTCGCTCGACCAATGGCGCGCCGCCCGCCATCAAGACGAGCATTCGTTGATCGCCGACCCGAGGCTGGTCGATCCCGCGCACGGCGATTTCCACGTCCGCCCCGACTCGCCGGCATTGCGGCTCGGCTTTCAGCCGTTCGACTACACCAAAGCCGGCCGTACCGGCCCCGCCGATCTGACGAAAGACTTGCCCCCCGTCCCGCCGGCATTCGAACCGGCGCAACATTAGACGAGCGAAGGAAACTACGAAAAGCGCGAGGGCGACGGCTTCGATGTCGCCCCGCACCAACGTAGCAGGCACACTCCGTGTGCCGTCGGCCCCGCCCGGTGCGCAACCACTCCGCGAAGCGCAGACGGTACGCGGAGTGTGCCGTCGGTCTCGCTTTGTGCGCAACGCACCGCGGAGCGCAGACGGCACACGGAGTGTGCCTGCTACGTTGGTCGCGGCTCCGCCGCACGGTGGGTCCGTGCCACGAACACACGAATTCGTTGTGAGGATCGACGAAAGTGTTTTTATCGTAGCAGGCACACTCCGT
This window encodes:
- a CDS encoding NAD(P)-dependent oxidoreductase, with translation MDQLWQTEFADAFDGRTVLVTGATGFAGHALCRALRLLGARVHGLARSAGESAAGVIPWSVDLRDAAGVEDACKRIAPEYVFHLAAQVTARQELDLVRTMCEHNLIGTMNLLLAVVNLNCRRIIATGTPEEPADDVRRAVVASPYAAAKTAATIYTRMFHRLYRLPVVTVRPFLTYGPRQEENKLVPYTILKLLRGESPQLTSGKRMCDFVYVRDVVRGMLRAALTPGIEGQTFDLGTGQPMSIRMAVECIAKMTGREAPVLFGAIGDRLGEGPLIADAETTRKVLGWEPRWTLAVGLMETIAWFAAKIGVEGFTPGQEKRCA
- the rfbG gene encoding CDP-glucose 4,6-dehydratase — protein: MDSQFWSGRRVFLTGHTGFKGSWLSLWLERMDAQVSGFALDPPPEPSLFRAARVGEAMTDLRGDVRNLSALGSALAEQQPEVVFHLAAQPLVRASYAQPVETFATNVFGTVHLLEAIRHVESVRAVVVVTSDKCYENQEWHWGYRETEPLGGHDPYSASKACAELVTAAWRRSFLSAERRPIGVATARAGNVLGGGDWAEDRIVPDAVRSILAGKPLVVRRPRAIRPWQHVLEPLHGYLMLAERLYAEPQRWSSAWNFGPADNDTVAVGELLDRFFAAWGNGAWQAESTEIGPHEAGLLRLDCSKARSLLGWRMAMDLDDAVAMTADWYRHATAGGSSGQTGARSANQAVATTVDHRQLTLDQIERYERSAGIHAPQRSPSHPATRRAA
- the rfbF gene encoding glucose-1-phosphate cytidylyltransferase: MKVALLAGGLGTRLQEETGLKPKPMVEIGGHPVLWHIMNLYARFGHKEFAVALGYKGDVVKSYFLNYHRLRSNLTIDLARGIVDPHDEAREDWLVHLIDTGAETDTGGRVKRLRPWLGDATFMLTYGDGLADIDLHRLLAFHRSHGKLATVTAVRPPARFGGLTFFGDLVTRFDEKPQIGEGWINGGFFVLEPSVMDYIASDHIVFEREPLEQLARDGQLVAYRHQGFWQCMDTLRDVRLLERLWSEGTAPWRAAA
- a CDS encoding right-handed parallel beta-helix repeat-containing protein, with translation MIPTHRICSLLAALFFVLLPPLQNRSRAADSGAADFYVSPLGRDRWSGRRDRPTADGSDGPLATVSRAQALVRELKTHEPQRQKPIVVAIRGGTYFLDRPLVFEAADSGSERAGIVYRAYAGERPMFSGGVRISDWKISPDGRWQTKLPEVKAGKWSFAQLFVDDRRCFRPRLPKHGYYTIAERLPPASKSGVGDSRFAFRGDDIRADWANQADVEVMPFLIWSAARLRIAAVDPAKHVVSFTGTTRHHENWAALDKGHRFLVDNVREALSEPGQWYLDRPSGELTYIPLPNQRPADTTVIAPRLEQLFELVGTPAAAASEKPGGGQTIGPVEHLQFEGLTFDHSNWTLPPHGQAIPQAEVSLTAAISAVWARDVVFRHCAVEHTGAWAIEFGAGCRQDRVEDCELVDLGAGGVKIGDAQPAAAPNSPRIPGDPQTAPAEITVRNSLIAHGGRLHPAAVGVWIGHSPRNTIDHNEIADFYYTGISVGWTWGYAPSNAHDNAITANHIHTLGQHVLSDMGGVYSLGLSPGTVVSGNVIHDVQSFDYGGWGLYTDEGSSGMVLKNNLVYRTKSGSVHQHYGRENHFENNIFAFAQQAQLMRTRSENHVSFFLERNIVYWDNASPLLGSNWRDNNFHLDNNVYWNPSYPEIKFFGGLSLDQWRAARHQDEHSLIADPRLVDPAHGDFHVRPDSPALRLGFQPFDYTKAGRTGPADLTKDLPPVPPAFEPAQH
- a CDS encoding glycosyltransferase family A protein — its product is MDPLISILVPTYNRSALLRRALGSVLAQTYANIELLISDNHSSDDTPAVAAEFVRRDPRVRLLPSPPSDTPAMHNIRHVLAGAQGKYAVVLADDDFFLDYRYIEAGVSILESQQVGLLVPDCVIGRPVREATYLAISTITPGREFFFGFWRGRYHIPVMSNLFDLEMARRCDPWNDPKILYADLELWLKMMTLTDVAYYRYPAVYYHFHGQNIVSTVSMAMHKENIRFIDNTARFAAATFGEQAVLEWKKAMLVEYWRTVIEEGHGPSFRDMAEMRAAIGLADEPLGWSRWVRAAKYISRHYRKARKNYYRARRRGLQHAEAMQAAPT